A single region of the Streptomyces caelestis genome encodes:
- the lepB gene encoding signal peptidase I — MDTEAQPTERDRSSRPSGSEDTSDPGGPEERSRFALSRVTEWVPGGRITLTLLACLLFLLLLSTFVLRPFQIPSGSMEQGLRIGDRVLVNKLAYRFGAEPQRGDIVVFDGTGYFGHADYIKRVVGVGGDHVVCCDEEGRIQVNGRPVDEAGFLYPGDSPSTVPFDVAVPAGTLFVLGDHRGDSSDSRDHLGSPGGGMVPVDEVIGRADWIVWPFGHATRLHRPDAYTRVPAPAAGRAGAHG; from the coding sequence ATGGACACCGAAGCACAGCCGACGGAGCGCGATCGCTCCTCCCGCCCTTCCGGCTCCGAGGACACCTCGGATCCCGGAGGGCCGGAGGAACGGTCGCGTTTCGCGTTGTCGCGTGTCACCGAGTGGGTCCCGGGCGGCCGGATCACTCTGACGCTGCTGGCCTGCCTGCTCTTCCTGCTGCTGCTCAGCACGTTCGTGCTGCGGCCCTTCCAGATCCCCAGCGGATCCATGGAGCAGGGATTGAGGATCGGGGACCGGGTTCTCGTAAATAAGTTGGCGTACCGTTTCGGTGCCGAGCCGCAGCGGGGAGACATCGTCGTGTTCGACGGGACCGGGTACTTCGGGCACGCGGACTACATCAAACGCGTTGTCGGCGTGGGGGGAGACCACGTCGTCTGCTGTGACGAGGAGGGGAGGATCCAGGTGAACGGCCGGCCGGTCGACGAGGCGGGCTTCCTGTACCCCGGCGACAGCCCCTCCACGGTGCCCTTCGACGTCGCCGTGCCCGCCGGCACCCTCTTCGTCCTCGGCGACCACCGCGGCGACTCCAGCGACTCCCGCGACCACCTCGGCTCGCCGGGCGGCGGCATGGTCCCGGTCGACGAGGTGATCGGCCGCGCCGACTGGATCGTCTGGCCCTTCGGCCACGCCACCCGGCTGCATCGCCCCGACGCCTACACGCGCGTGCCCGCCCCCGCCGCCGGAAGGGCGGGCGCCCATGGGTAA
- the lepB gene encoding signal peptidase I, giving the protein MGNRGKPRGVPASPADNLLPTGARRTASPSGGRTRAERRKLQKKVKRRRRRGAVKEIPLLVGVAVLIALVLKTFLVQAFVIPSGSMEQTIQIGDRVLVDKLTPWFGSKPQRGDVVVFKDPGGWLKDEQTTLPKDDPIVIKQVKEGLTFIGLLPSDDEKDLIKRVVGVGGDRVTCCDSQGRVTVNGIPLNEDYLYPGNAPSDTPFDITVPPGRLWVMGDHRNNSADSRAHQDTDYGGTVSEEEVVGRAMVIAWPFGHWSTLEEPNTYASVSDSATGSTAAPELSHRVASYDSNGTIQLPTPAELPLVMGVVGLRRVWGRRRHRVRSWRGGCGGWRTVGTRWRGAPRTSRGIRRPGRGQRRDPRE; this is encoded by the coding sequence ATGGGTAACCGCGGCAAACCGCGCGGCGTCCCCGCCAGCCCCGCGGACAACCTGCTGCCCACCGGCGCCCGGCGCACCGCCAGCCCGTCCGGCGGCCGTACGCGCGCCGAGCGGCGCAAGCTCCAGAAGAAGGTCAAGCGGCGCCGCAGGCGCGGTGCCGTCAAGGAGATACCCCTCCTCGTCGGCGTCGCCGTGCTCATCGCGCTCGTGCTGAAGACGTTCCTCGTCCAGGCCTTCGTCATCCCGTCCGGCTCCATGGAGCAGACGATCCAGATCGGCGACCGCGTCCTGGTCGACAAGCTCACCCCGTGGTTCGGCTCCAAGCCGCAGCGCGGGGACGTCGTCGTGTTCAAGGACCCCGGCGGCTGGCTGAAGGACGAGCAGACCACGCTTCCGAAGGACGATCCCATCGTCATCAAGCAGGTCAAGGAAGGGCTCACCTTCATCGGCCTGCTGCCGTCCGACGACGAGAAGGACCTCATCAAGCGGGTCGTCGGCGTCGGCGGAGACCGCGTCACGTGCTGCGACAGCCAAGGACGCGTGACCGTCAACGGCATCCCGCTGAACGAGGACTACCTGTACCCCGGCAACGCCCCGTCCGACACACCGTTCGACATCACGGTCCCCCCGGGCCGGCTGTGGGTGATGGGCGACCACCGGAACAACTCCGCGGACTCCCGCGCCCACCAGGACACCGACTACGGCGGCACGGTCTCCGAGGAGGAGGTCGTGGGCCGCGCCATGGTCATCGCCTGGCCCTTCGGGCACTGGAGCACCCTGGAGGAACCGAACACGTACGCCTCCGTGTCCGACTCGGCCACCGGGTCGACCGCTGCTCCCGAACTGTCGCATAGGGTTGCCTCCTACGATTCGAACGGAACGATCCAGCTCCCGACCCCTGCGGAACTCCCGCTCGTTATGGGAGTGGTGGGCCTGCGTCGTGTATGGGGCAGGCGGCGGCACAGAGTGAGGAGTTGGCGTGGGGGATGTGGCGGTTGGCGCACGGTCGGGACACGATGGCGAGGAGCACCGCGGACGTCCCGCGGGATCCGCCGTCCCGGCCGCGGACAGCGCCGTGACCCCCGGGAGTGA
- the lepB gene encoding signal peptidase I, translated as MGDVAVGARSGHDGEEHRGRPAGSAVPAADSAVTPGSDSGAAEDDRVTGEYSTAEGEGPGGTARTPKKPRSFWKELPILIGIALVLALLIKTFLLQAFSIPSDSMQNTLQQGDRVLVDKLTPWFGSEPERGEVVVFHDPDNWLAGEPVADPNALQTFLSWIGLMPSAEEKDLIKRVVGVGGDTVECKGSGPLTVNGKALDERSYVYPGNTPCSVDDQGGQFKVKVPEGYIWVMGDHRQNSRDSRYNQSDEHKGMVPVKDVVGRAIVVAWPINRWDNLPVPDTFDQAGLNAQSAAAGPAVAPQGLALLGVVPVVLWRRRKQ; from the coding sequence GTGGGGGATGTGGCGGTTGGCGCACGGTCGGGACACGATGGCGAGGAGCACCGCGGACGTCCCGCGGGATCCGCCGTCCCGGCCGCGGACAGCGCCGTGACCCCCGGGAGTGACTCCGGGGCAGCCGAGGATGACAGGGTGACAGGCGAGTACAGCACAGCCGAGGGCGAGGGACCGGGCGGCACGGCCCGGACGCCGAAGAAACCGCGCTCCTTCTGGAAGGAGCTGCCCATCCTGATCGGCATCGCGCTGGTGCTCGCGCTGCTGATCAAGACCTTCCTGCTCCAGGCGTTCTCCATCCCCTCCGACTCGATGCAGAACACCCTCCAGCAGGGTGACCGGGTCCTGGTCGACAAGCTGACCCCCTGGTTCGGCTCCGAGCCCGAGCGTGGCGAGGTCGTCGTCTTCCACGACCCCGACAACTGGCTGGCGGGCGAGCCGGTGGCGGATCCGAACGCCTTGCAGACGTTCCTCAGCTGGATCGGCCTCATGCCGTCCGCGGAGGAGAAGGACCTCATCAAGCGGGTCGTCGGCGTCGGCGGCGACACGGTCGAGTGCAAGGGCTCGGGCCCGCTGACGGTCAACGGCAAGGCGCTGGACGAGCGGTCGTACGTCTACCCCGGCAACACGCCGTGCAGCGTCGACGACCAGGGCGGTCAGTTCAAGGTAAAGGTTCCCGAGGGCTACATCTGGGTCATGGGCGACCACCGGCAGAACTCCCGGGACTCCCGCTACAACCAGTCGGACGAGCACAAGGGCATGGTCCCGGTGAAGGATGTCGTCGGCCGGGCCATCGTCGTCGCCTGGCCGATCAACCGCTGGGACAACCTGCCGGTGCCGGACACCTTCGACCAGGCCGGTCTGAACGCCCAGTCGGCCGCGGCCGGGCCGGCGGTGGCGCCGCAGGGGCTGGCGCTGCTGGGTGTGGTGCCGGTGGTGCTGTGGCGCCGCAGGAAGCAGTGA
- the lepB gene encoding signal peptidase I: protein MGGDSMTHTAPRSGGTGSGPVGSRTGQRLSGLAVALGLVLFLGGFAWGAVVYLPYTVPTSSMTPTIDPGDRILAQRVDGGEVRRGDVVVFKDATWGNAPMVKRVVAVGGDTVSCCQDGKLKVNGKEIDETYLPEGTPAEMSNFPAVTVPKGRLFLLGDERGNSVDSTAHLTDAASGTVARSSVDARVDAVVWPMKGMLERPTGFEPLGALSSPGPLRTITVLVIAGAVLVLGGGAYGPVAKRTGAARARRASAEPTGVR, encoded by the coding sequence ATGGGTGGCGACAGCATGACGCACACGGCCCCGCGCAGCGGTGGCACAGGCTCGGGCCCGGTGGGCAGCCGGACCGGACAGCGGTTGTCCGGGCTGGCCGTCGCACTGGGCCTTGTGCTGTTCCTGGGGGGTTTCGCCTGGGGAGCGGTGGTCTACCTGCCGTACACCGTGCCCACCAGTTCGATGACGCCGACGATCGACCCGGGCGACAGGATCCTCGCCCAGCGCGTCGACGGCGGTGAGGTGCGCCGCGGTGACGTCGTCGTCTTCAAGGACGCCACCTGGGGCAACGCCCCGATGGTCAAGCGCGTGGTCGCCGTCGGCGGCGACACGGTCTCCTGCTGCCAGGACGGCAAGCTGAAGGTCAACGGCAAGGAGATCGACGAGACGTACCTGCCCGAGGGCACGCCGGCCGAGATGAGCAACTTCCCGGCCGTGACCGTCCCCAAGGGCCGTCTCTTCCTGCTCGGTGACGAGCGGGGCAACTCCGTGGACTCCACCGCCCACCTGACCGACGCCGCCAGCGGCACGGTGGCGCGCTCCTCCGTGGACGCCCGCGTCGACGCCGTCGTCTGGCCCATGAAGGGCATGCTGGAGCGCCCCACCGGCTTCGAGCCGCTCGGTGCCCTGTCCTCGCCCGGACCGCTGCGGACGATCACCGTCCTGGTGATCGCCGGCGCCGTGCTCGTCCTGGGCGGGGGCGCCTACGGTCCCGTCGCCAAGCGCACGGGCGCGGCCCGGGCCCGGCGGGCGAGCGCGGAGCCCACAGGTGTCCGCTGA
- a CDS encoding NUDIX hydrolase, with product MSAEAVGAGQDTYEGGLRKVARVVLLDPQDRILLLHGHEPDDPADDWWFTPGGGVEGEETREEAALRELAEETGITEVELGPVLWRRMCSFPFAGRRWDQDEWYFLARTDRTAIEAVGLTELERRSVAGARWWTCPELSRAHETVYPTRLAGLLRTLLDEGPPARPVILDPEIV from the coding sequence GTGTCCGCTGAGGCCGTGGGGGCGGGCCAGGACACCTACGAGGGCGGGTTGCGCAAGGTCGCCCGGGTCGTACTGCTCGACCCGCAGGACCGCATCCTGCTGCTGCACGGACACGAGCCGGACGATCCCGCCGACGACTGGTGGTTCACCCCCGGCGGCGGTGTGGAGGGCGAGGAGACCCGTGAAGAGGCCGCCCTGCGGGAACTCGCCGAGGAGACGGGCATCACCGAGGTCGAGCTCGGCCCGGTGCTGTGGCGGCGGATGTGCTCCTTCCCGTTCGCGGGCCGCCGCTGGGACCAGGACGAGTGGTACTTCCTGGCTCGTACGGACCGTACGGCGATCGAGGCCGTGGGGCTGACCGAGCTGGAGCGGCGCAGTGTCGCCGGAGCGCGCTGGTGGACGTGTCCGGAACTTTCCCGGGCACATGAGACGGTGTATCCGACCAGACTCGCCGGGCTGCTGCGCACGCTGCTCGACGAAGGTCCCCCGGCCAGGCCTGTGATCCTTGACCCGGAAATCGTCTAG
- a CDS encoding DUF2469 domain-containing protein, which yields MSAEDLEKYETEMELKLYREYRDVVGLFKYVIETERRFYLTNDYEMQVHSVQGEVFFEVSMADAWVWDMYRPARFVKQVRVLTFKDVNIEELNKSDLELPSG from the coding sequence ATGAGCGCCGAGGACCTCGAGAAGTACGAGACCGAGATGGAGCTGAAGCTCTACCGGGAGTACCGCGATGTCGTCGGTCTGTTCAAATACGTGATCGAGACCGAGCGGCGCTTCTACCTGACCAACGACTACGAGATGCAGGTGCACTCGGTCCAGGGTGAGGTGTTCTTCGAGGTGTCCATGGCGGATGCCTGGGTGTGGGACATGTACCGGCCGGCTCGGTTCGTGAAGCAGGTACGGGTCCTCACGTTCAAGGACGTGAACATCGAGGAGCTGAACAAGAGTGACCTCGAACTGCCGAGCGGGTGA
- a CDS encoding YraN family protein produces MTVGAGGGADMNARGAMGRYGETLAARRLAETGLTVLERNWRSGRTGEIDIVARDGDVLVVCEVKTRREGPFEHPMAAVTPQKAERLRDLAERWIQTHGGAPPGGVRIDVVGVLLPARGAAVVEHVRGVA; encoded by the coding sequence GTGACCGTTGGCGCCGGAGGTGGTGCCGACATGAACGCACGCGGTGCGATGGGCAGGTACGGAGAGACCCTGGCGGCCCGGCGGCTGGCGGAGACCGGTCTGACGGTCCTGGAGCGCAACTGGCGCTCCGGCCGGACCGGTGAGATCGACATCGTGGCCAGGGACGGGGACGTCCTGGTCGTCTGCGAGGTGAAGACCCGCAGGGAGGGTCCCTTCGAGCATCCGATGGCCGCCGTGACCCCGCAGAAGGCGGAGCGGTTGCGGGACCTCGCCGAGCGGTGGATCCAGACGCACGGGGGCGCACCGCCCGGCGGGGTCCGCATCGACGTGGTCGGAGTGCTGCTGCCGGCTCGCGGCGCCGCCGTCGTCGAGCACGTGCGGGGGGTGGCCTGA
- a CDS encoding YifB family Mg chelatase-like AAA ATPase, with translation MAFARTCSVALVGVEGVVVEVQADLEPGVAAFTLVGLPDKSLTESRDRVRAAVVNSGAAWPQKKLTVGLSPASVPKSGSGFDLAVAAAVLGAAERIDPRVLADIVMIGELGLDGRVRPVRGVLPAVLAAADAGYEQVVVPECAAVEASLVPGVSVLGVRSLRQLIAVLADEPVPDEDPDEQGRPDPLLAGLRMPGTGAATGMHSVGAAQHEPGHDLADVVGQISARTAVEVAAAGGHHLFLEGPPGAGKTMLAERLPAILPRLGRQESLEVTAVHSVAGLLPPGKPLIDVAPYCAPHHSATMQALVGGGPGIARPGAVSLSHRGVLFLDETPEFNSQALDALRQPLEAGHVVIARSAGVVRFPAKFLMVLAANPCPCGRFSQRDDLCECPPSAIRRYQARLSGPLLDRVDLRVEVDRVTRTELTASGARGESTATVADRVRAARERATERLAGTPWRTNSEVPGRELRSRWYAVSGAMDEAERHLERGVLTARGLDRVLRVAWTVADLVGHGRPDATDVALALQLRTGVPRGVPMAIGALT, from the coding sequence ATGGCATTCGCCCGTACGTGTTCGGTGGCGCTGGTGGGCGTCGAGGGCGTGGTCGTCGAGGTCCAGGCCGACCTGGAGCCGGGCGTCGCGGCGTTCACGCTGGTCGGACTGCCCGACAAGAGCCTGACGGAGAGCCGGGACCGGGTGCGTGCCGCGGTCGTCAACTCGGGCGCGGCCTGGCCGCAGAAGAAACTCACGGTCGGCCTGAGCCCGGCCTCCGTCCCCAAGAGCGGCAGCGGCTTCGACCTGGCCGTCGCCGCGGCGGTCCTCGGCGCGGCCGAGCGTATCGACCCCCGGGTCCTCGCCGACATCGTGATGATCGGCGAACTGGGGCTGGACGGGCGGGTGCGGCCGGTGCGCGGGGTGTTGCCGGCGGTGCTGGCGGCGGCGGACGCGGGATATGAGCAGGTGGTCGTGCCGGAGTGTGCCGCCGTCGAGGCGTCCCTCGTGCCCGGGGTCTCCGTACTGGGCGTCCGGAGCCTGCGCCAGCTGATCGCCGTCCTGGCCGACGAACCCGTGCCGGACGAGGATCCGGACGAGCAGGGCCGCCCGGACCCGCTCCTCGCCGGCCTGCGCATGCCGGGCACGGGCGCCGCCACGGGCATGCACAGCGTCGGCGCGGCCCAGCACGAGCCCGGCCACGATCTGGCGGACGTCGTCGGGCAGATCTCGGCGCGCACGGCGGTGGAGGTGGCCGCGGCGGGCGGACACCACCTGTTCCTGGAAGGGCCGCCCGGCGCCGGCAAGACGATGCTCGCGGAGCGGCTGCCCGCCATCCTGCCCCGGCTCGGCCGGCAGGAGTCACTGGAGGTCACCGCGGTCCACTCGGTGGCGGGCCTGCTGCCCCCGGGCAAGCCCCTGATCGACGTCGCCCCCTACTGCGCCCCGCATCACTCGGCCACCATGCAGGCGCTCGTCGGCGGCGGCCCGGGCATCGCGCGGCCCGGCGCGGTGTCGCTGTCCCACCGGGGGGTCCTCTTCCTGGACGAGACGCCCGAGTTCAACAGCCAGGCCCTGGACGCCCTGCGCCAGCCGCTGGAGGCGGGGCATGTCGTCATCGCGCGCAGTGCGGGAGTCGTGCGTTTCCCGGCGAAGTTCCTGATGGTGCTCGCGGCCAACCCCTGCCCGTGCGGCCGGTTCTCGCAGCGGGACGACCTGTGCGAGTGCCCGCCCTCGGCGATCCGCCGCTACCAGGCCAGGCTCTCCGGCCCGCTGCTCGACCGGGTCGACCTGCGCGTCGAGGTGGACCGCGTCACCCGCACCGAGCTGACCGCCTCCGGGGCACGGGGCGAGTCCACCGCGACGGTCGCCGACCGGGTACGGGCGGCCCGGGAGCGGGCCACGGAGCGCCTCGCCGGCACGCCGTGGCGCACGAACAGCGAGGTACCGGGCCGCGAGCTGCGCAGCCGCTGGTACGCGGTGTCCGGGGCGATGGACGAGGCCGAGCGCCACCTGGAGCGGGGCGTCCTGACCGCCCGCGGCCTCGACCGTGTCCTGCGCGTGGCCTGGACCGTCGCCGATCTCGTCGGCCACGGCCGGCCCGACGCGACGGACGTCGCGCTCGCGCTCCAGTTGCGTACCGGCGTCCCGCGGGGTGTCCCCATGGCCATCGGAGCGCTGACGTGA
- the dprA gene encoding DNA-processing protein DprA, with the protein MSVAEEPDEELLARVLLTRVIEPGDEAGGRWVRELGVRGLARRLAEGGRPLAGVSGKRWKGLLARAEAARPREDLAVARQAGVRFVGPGDAEWPGQLDDLGDARPLGLWVRGRASLRMWALKSVAVVGARACTEYGAHMAATLAAGLAEQGWVVVSGGAYGVDGAAHRGALGAGGATVAVLACGVDRPYPRGHTQLISRIAEQGLVIGELPPGEHPTPSRFILRNRVIAALTRGTVVVEAAHRSGSLVTARAAQRLGRHTMGVPGPATSGLSAGVHELLRGEAALVTDAADVVELVGAIGQLAPDRRGPVLPRDLLEPATRQVLAALPGGGVARPDEIARRAQTAQDDAIARLYELRALGYVERHGDGWKLTRQAVMSVRGGPGPC; encoded by the coding sequence GTGAGCGTCGCCGAGGAGCCGGACGAGGAGCTGCTCGCCCGGGTCCTTCTCACCCGTGTCATCGAGCCCGGCGACGAGGCCGGTGGGCGGTGGGTGCGGGAACTCGGAGTGCGGGGGCTGGCTCGCCGGCTGGCGGAGGGTGGGCGGCCCCTGGCCGGAGTGAGCGGGAAGCGGTGGAAGGGGCTGCTGGCCAGGGCCGAGGCGGCGCGGCCGCGTGAGGACCTCGCCGTCGCCCGGCAGGCCGGGGTGCGGTTCGTCGGCCCGGGGGACGCGGAGTGGCCGGGGCAGCTCGACGATCTCGGGGACGCCCGGCCGCTGGGGCTGTGGGTGCGTGGGCGGGCCAGTCTGCGGATGTGGGCGCTGAAGTCGGTGGCCGTCGTCGGCGCCCGCGCCTGCACCGAGTACGGGGCGCACATGGCGGCCACGCTCGCCGCCGGCCTCGCCGAGCAGGGCTGGGTCGTGGTGTCCGGCGGCGCCTACGGAGTCGACGGCGCCGCCCACCGCGGCGCCCTCGGCGCGGGCGGCGCCACCGTCGCCGTCCTCGCCTGCGGCGTCGACCGCCCCTACCCGCGCGGACACACCCAGCTGATCAGCAGGATCGCCGAACAGGGACTGGTCATCGGCGAGCTGCCCCCCGGCGAGCACCCGACACCGAGCCGGTTCATCCTGCGGAACCGGGTGATCGCGGCACTCACCCGCGGCACGGTGGTCGTCGAGGCCGCCCACCGGAGCGGCTCCCTGGTCACGGCACGGGCGGCACAGCGCCTCGGCCGGCACACCATGGGCGTGCCGGGCCCGGCCACCAGCGGGCTGTCCGCCGGGGTGCATGAGCTGCTGCGCGGGGAGGCGGCCCTGGTCACCGACGCCGCGGACGTCGTCGAGCTGGTCGGCGCCATCGGACAGCTGGCCCCCGACCGGCGCGGCCCCGTCCTGCCCCGGGACCTGCTGGAACCGGCCACCCGGCAGGTGCTCGCCGCGCTGCCGGGTGGCGGGGTGGCCCGGCCGGACGAGATCGCGCGCCGGGCACAGACCGCACAGGACGACGCGATCGCGAGACTGTACGAACTCCGAGCACTCGGTTACGTCGAACGACACGGCGACGGCTGGAAGTTGACACGCCAGGCGGTGATGTCGGTCCGCGGCGGTCCCGGGCCATGCTGA
- the whiG gene encoding RNA polymerase sigma factor WhiG: MPQHTSGSDRAAIPPAARDGGSVRPPAPSTLDELWRSYKATGDERLREQLILHYSPLVKYVAGRVSVGLPSNVEQADFVSSGVFGLIDAIEKFDIDREIKFETYAITRIRGAMIDELRALDWIPRSVRQKARNVERAYATLEARLRRTPTEGEVAGEMGIAVEELHAVFSQLSLANVVALEELLHGGGEGGDGLSVMDTLEDTAADNPVEVAEDRELRRFLARAINTLPEREKTVVTLYYYEGLTLAEIGNVLGVTESRVSQIHTKSVLQLRAKLASFGR, translated from the coding sequence ATGCCCCAGCACACCTCCGGGTCCGACCGGGCGGCGATCCCCCCAGCCGCCCGTGACGGTGGCAGCGTGCGGCCGCCCGCTCCCTCGACGCTCGACGAGCTGTGGCGGTCGTACAAGGCGACGGGGGACGAGCGGCTGCGGGAGCAGCTGATCCTGCACTACTCGCCGCTCGTGAAGTACGTCGCCGGCCGGGTCAGCGTGGGCCTGCCGTCCAATGTCGAGCAGGCGGACTTCGTCTCGTCCGGGGTGTTCGGGCTGATCGACGCGATCGAGAAGTTCGACATCGACCGCGAGATCAAGTTCGAGACGTACGCGATCACCCGGATCCGGGGCGCGATGATCGACGAGCTGCGGGCCCTGGACTGGATCCCCCGGTCGGTGCGGCAGAAGGCGCGCAACGTGGAGCGTGCCTACGCCACGCTGGAAGCGCGGCTGCGGCGGACGCCGACGGAGGGCGAGGTGGCCGGCGAGATGGGCATCGCGGTGGAGGAACTCCACGCGGTGTTCAGTCAGTTGTCGCTGGCCAACGTGGTGGCCCTGGAGGAGCTGCTGCACGGCGGGGGTGAGGGCGGCGACGGGCTGAGCGTCATGGACACGCTGGAGGACACCGCCGCCGACAACCCGGTGGAGGTCGCCGAGGACCGGGAACTCCGCAGGTTCCTCGCCCGGGCGATCAACACGCTGCCCGAGCGGGAGAAGACCGTGGTCACGCTGTACTACTACGAGGGGCTCACCCTGGCCGAGATCGGGAACGTGCTGGGCGTGACCGAGAGCCGGGTCAGCCAGATCCACACCAAGTCGGTGCTCCAGCTGAGAGCGAAACTGGCGAGCTTCGGCCGCTGA
- a CDS encoding TetR/AcrR family transcriptional regulator produces MAEHRSMQRAALLDAARALLSEGGTEALTFPALAERTGLARSSVYEYFRSRAAVVEELCEVDFPVWAADVSAAMERAGSAEAKVEAYVRQQLELVGDRRHRAVVAISASELDAGAREKIRAAHGGLVAMIVEALGELGHEQPRLAAMLLQGVVDAAVRRIELGAAEDPGAIADAAVSMALRGVRG; encoded by the coding sequence GTGGCCGAGCACCGGTCGATGCAGCGAGCCGCCCTGCTGGACGCGGCTCGTGCCTTGTTGTCCGAGGGCGGTACGGAGGCGCTGACCTTCCCCGCCCTCGCCGAGCGGACAGGGCTCGCGCGCTCGTCCGTCTACGAGTACTTCCGGTCACGGGCGGCCGTGGTCGAGGAGCTGTGCGAGGTCGACTTTCCCGTCTGGGCCGCGGACGTGTCGGCGGCGATGGAGCGGGCGGGGTCGGCCGAGGCCAAGGTCGAGGCGTATGTGCGGCAGCAGCTGGAGCTGGTGGGGGACCGGCGGCACCGGGCCGTGGTGGCGATCTCGGCGAGTGAGCTGGACGCCGGGGCCAGGGAGAAGATCCGGGCGGCGCACGGCGGGCTGGTAGCGATGATCGTCGAGGCGCTGGGTGAGCTGGGGCATGAGCAGCCTCGACTGGCGGCGATGTTGTTGCAGGGGGTTGTGGACGCGGCGGTGCGGCGGATCGAGCTGGGGGCTGCGGAAGATCCAGGGGCGATTGCCGATGCCGCGGTGTCCATGGCCCTGCGGGGTGTGAGGGGCTGA
- a CDS encoding peptidoglycan DD-metalloendopeptidase family protein: MRVKRCVPVCTRLVLVLVMTTAVLLAPPPPLFAADAPVADVTVPTVGRTWPVGLRPQLLRGWEPPATAYGPGHRGVDLAAAPGTPVRAVAAGRVSFAGRVAGKGVVSVELTGTGEPPLRTTYEPVAAAVEEGEEVEPGEVIGTVDATGSHCPVTCVHWGLRRGETYLNPLSLLPPWLLRRGPSRLLPVYGAT; the protein is encoded by the coding sequence ATGCGAGTGAAGCGATGTGTACCTGTTTGTACGCGCCTGGTGCTGGTGCTGGTCATGACGACGGCCGTCCTGCTGGCCCCTCCGCCGCCCCTGTTCGCGGCGGACGCACCCGTCGCGGACGTCACCGTGCCGACGGTCGGCCGCACCTGGCCCGTCGGCTTACGCCCCCAGCTCCTCCGCGGCTGGGAACCCCCGGCGACGGCCTACGGCCCCGGCCACCGAGGCGTGGACCTGGCGGCAGCCCCGGGGACGCCGGTACGGGCGGTGGCGGCGGGCCGGGTGTCCTTCGCGGGCCGGGTGGCCGGCAAGGGGGTCGTCTCGGTGGAGCTGACAGGGACGGGCGAACCACCGCTGCGCACGACCTACGAGCCGGTCGCGGCGGCGGTGGAGGAGGGCGAGGAGGTGGAGCCCGGCGAGGTGATCGGCACGGTGGACGCGACGGGCTCCCACTGCCCGGTCACATGCGTGCACTGGGGGCTGCGCAGGGGCGAGACCTATCTGAACCCCCTGTCACTGCTGCCACCTTGGCTGCTCCGCAGGGGGCCGTCGCGACTACTGCCGGTCTACGGGGCTACCTAG
- the rpsB gene encoding 30S ribosomal protein S2, with protein MAVVTMRELLESGVHFGHQTRRWNPKMKRFIFTERNGIYIIDLLQSLSYIDRAYEFVKETVAHGGTVMFVGTKKQAQEAIAEQATRVGMPYVNQRWLGGMLTNFSTVYKRLQRLKELEQIDFEDVAASGLTKKELLVLSREKAKLEKTLGGIREMQKVPSAVWIVDTKKEHIAVGEARKLNIPVVAILDTNCDPDEVDYKIPGNDDAIRSVTLLTRVIADAVAEGLISRSGVATEGKGEKAAGEPLAEWERDLLEGEKKADEAAPAAEAEAAPAAEAAPAAEAAPAAEAAPAEAEKPAEGEKATEAEQA; from the coding sequence ATGGCCGTCGTCACGATGCGGGAGCTGCTGGAGAGCGGCGTCCACTTCGGTCACCAGACCCGTCGTTGGAACCCGAAGATGAAGCGCTTCATCTTCACGGAGCGCAACGGCATCTACATCATCGACCTGCTCCAGTCGCTGTCGTACATCGACCGCGCCTACGAGTTCGTCAAGGAGACCGTCGCCCACGGCGGCACGGTCATGTTCGTCGGCACGAAGAAGCAGGCGCAGGAGGCCATCGCCGAGCAGGCCACCCGCGTCGGCATGCCCTACGTCAACCAGCGCTGGCTGGGCGGCATGCTCACCAACTTCTCGACCGTCTACAAGCGTCTGCAGCGCCTCAAGGAGCTCGAGCAGATCGACTTCGAGGACGTCGCCGCGTCCGGTCTGACCAAGAAGGAGCTTCTCGTGCTCTCGCGCGAGAAGGCCAAGCTGGAGAAGACCCTCGGCGGTATCCGCGAGATGCAGAAGGTGCCCAGCGCCGTCTGGATCGTGGACACCAAGAAGGAGCACATCGCCGTTGGTGAGGCCCGGAAGCTGAACATTCCGGTCGTCGCGATCCTCGACACCAACTGCGACCCCGACGAGGTCGACTACAAGATCCCGGGCAACGACGACGCGATCCGCTCCGTCACCCTGCTCACCCGCGTCATCGCCGACGCCGTCGCCGAGGGCCTCATCTCCCGCAGCGGTGTCGCCACCGAGGGCAAGGGCGAGAAGGCCGCGGGCGAGCCGCTCGCCGAGTGGGAGCGCGACCTGCTCGAGGGCGAGAAGAAGGCCGACGAGGCTGCCCCCGCCGCTGAGGCTGAGGCCGCCCCCGCCGCTGAGGCCGCCCCGGCCGCCGAGGCTGCTCCGGCCGCTGAGGCCGCCCCCGCCGAGGCCGAGAAGCCGGCCGAGGGCGAGAAGGCCACCGAGGCCGAGCAGGCCTGA